The following coding sequences lie in one Polluticoccus soli genomic window:
- a CDS encoding thioredoxin family protein, producing the protein MRYVLLILLAVVTMSLDDTTRLQQAKQVAKTEQRLILIHFTGSDWCGPCKKMHKRVFQSDSFNTFATKHLVMIEADFPKNKDLDGDIRKENKELARRYQKSQSYPYTVLLDADGKLLKTWKGYGGDYPTYYIEEMLPLVPRIEEPTPPTVKRSTLDSTVIADSVSVRR; encoded by the coding sequence ATGAGATACGTGTTGTTGATATTGCTGGCGGTGGTGACGATGTCGTTGGACGATACCACCAGGTTGCAGCAGGCTAAGCAGGTAGCAAAGACCGAGCAAAGACTGATACTGATCCATTTCACCGGTTCGGACTGGTGTGGCCCCTGCAAGAAAATGCATAAGCGCGTTTTTCAGAGCGATAGTTTCAACACCTTTGCAACAAAGCACCTTGTAATGATCGAGGCCGACTTCCCTAAAAACAAAGACCTCGACGGCGACATTCGCAAAGAGAACAAAGAACTTGCGCGCAGGTATCAGAAAAGCCAGAGCTATCCGTATACCGTATTGCTGGATGCCGATGGCAAACTGCTCAAAACATGGAAAGGCTATGGCGGCGATTATCCGACCTACTATATCGAGGAAATGTTACCACTTGTGCCAAGGATAGAAGAACCCACGCCGCCGACAGTGAAGCGATCAACTCTTGATTCCACAGTTATTGCCGATTCTGTATCCGTACGCCGTTAG
- a CDS encoding KUP/HAK/KT family potassium transporter: protein MSTANHNKVTFAGLLIALGIIYGDIGTSPLYVLNAIIKEKTITEDLVTGVVSLIIWTLTLQTTIKYVILTLQADNKGEGGIFSLFALVRRRRRWLVVPAIIGGAALLADGMITPAISVTSAIEGLKQVPAMAGISQTTIIYIVIVILTALFLLQQFGSAFIGKFFGPVMLLWFSMLAILGLVHISDDLAVFKAFNPYYGIKLLINYPHGFYILGGVFLCTTGAEALYSDLGHCGKWNIRYSWIFVKACLILNYLGQGAWLMHEYKGKAITLEMIEHGFNPFFSVMPDWFLSFGIAIATAATIIASQALISGSFTLISEAMRLNLWPKFKINYPTEARGQLYIPAVNLMLLVGCVGMVLHFEKVSNMEGAYGLAITMCMIATSMLFANFLVLRRVHPALIYLYLIVYLTIEASFLIANLDKLPHGGYVTVLVGGALAFVMYNWFKARKIKNRYVEFVKLQHYVPKLKLLSNDQTIPKYATHLVYLTSADNPKEIEHKIIYSLLYKKPKRADIYWFVHVDTVDDPYTCEYTVEHLEPDDVIRVEFRLGFRVQPRIDLLFRRVVEDLVESKEVNITSRYQSLERSNVIGDFSFVVMEKFLSQDNDLPFWEQIMMKIHFMIREFSLSEEKAFGLDTSNVVVEKFPLVVAPVGRMKLKRIKRI, encoded by the coding sequence ATGTCAACAGCTAACCACAACAAGGTAACATTTGCCGGTTTACTTATTGCCCTCGGAATTATTTATGGCGATATTGGTACCTCCCCGCTTTACGTACTCAATGCCATCATTAAAGAAAAGACGATAACGGAAGATCTCGTTACCGGCGTTGTCTCGCTCATTATCTGGACGCTGACACTGCAAACGACAATAAAGTATGTGATACTGACCCTCCAGGCCGATAACAAGGGTGAGGGTGGTATATTCTCGCTTTTTGCGCTGGTGCGGCGCAGGCGCAGGTGGCTTGTTGTGCCTGCCATAATAGGTGGGGCTGCGCTGCTGGCCGACGGTATGATCACGCCGGCTATCTCGGTAACCTCAGCAATAGAAGGTTTAAAGCAGGTGCCTGCCATGGCCGGTATCAGCCAGACAACGATCATTTATATAGTCATCGTTATACTCACGGCGCTGTTCCTATTGCAGCAATTCGGTTCGGCATTCATTGGTAAATTTTTCGGACCGGTGATGCTACTGTGGTTCTCCATGTTGGCAATTTTGGGATTGGTTCACATATCTGACGACCTGGCTGTATTTAAAGCATTCAATCCGTATTATGGTATCAAATTGCTGATCAACTATCCGCATGGATTTTATATCCTGGGTGGGGTGTTCCTGTGTACTACGGGTGCTGAGGCGCTTTATTCAGACCTCGGTCACTGCGGCAAATGGAACATACGTTACTCGTGGATATTTGTGAAGGCTTGCCTGATACTCAATTACCTGGGCCAGGGTGCATGGTTAATGCACGAGTATAAAGGCAAAGCGATCACCCTCGAGATGATAGAACATGGCTTCAATCCGTTCTTCAGCGTAATGCCGGATTGGTTCCTGTCTTTTGGTATCGCAATTGCTACCGCTGCTACCATCATTGCCAGCCAGGCTTTGATATCAGGTTCGTTCACGCTGATAAGCGAAGCTATGCGCCTCAACCTGTGGCCGAAGTTCAAGATCAACTATCCTACAGAAGCACGTGGTCAGCTGTACATACCGGCCGTTAACCTGATGCTGCTCGTGGGTTGTGTAGGCATGGTGCTGCACTTCGAAAAAGTATCCAACATGGAAGGCGCCTACGGTCTTGCTATCACTATGTGTATGATCGCAACTTCGATGCTGTTTGCGAACTTCCTTGTGTTGCGGCGTGTTCACCCTGCTTTGATCTACCTATACCTCATAGTATACCTTACTATCGAAGCCAGCTTCCTGATCGCCAATCTTGACAAGCTACCACACGGTGGTTATGTGACGGTACTTGTGGGTGGCGCTTTAGCCTTTGTGATGTATAACTGGTTCAAAGCAAGGAAGATCAAGAATCGCTATGTGGAGTTTGTGAAACTGCAGCACTACGTGCCTAAGTTGAAACTGCTCAGCAATGATCAGACGATACCCAAGTATGCTACTCATCTGGTATACCTCACCAGTGCCGACAATCCTAAAGAAATAGAACATAAGATCATCTACTCACTGCTATATAAAAAGCCTAAACGTGCAGACATCTATTGGTTTGTACACGTAGACACGGTCGACGATCCGTATACCTGTGAATATACGGTCGAACACCTCGAGCCGGATGATGTGATACGTGTGGAATTCAGGCTTGGGTTCCGGGTGCAGCCACGTATCGATCTGCTGTTCAGGCGAGTGGTAGAAGACCTTGTGGAATCAAAGGAAGTGAACATTACCAGCAGGTACCAAAGCCTGGAGCGCAGTAACGTGATCGGTGATTTCTCTTTCGTAGTTATGGAGAAGTTTCTGAGCCAGGACAATGACCTGCCATTCTGGGAGCAGATCATGATGAAGATACATTTCATGATCAGGGAGTTCAGCTTGTCGGAGGAAAAGGCCTTTGGTCTGGATACCAGTAACGTGGTGGTTGAAAAATTCCCGCTAGTAGTGGCTCCCGTTGGCAGGATGAAACTGAAGCGCATAAAGCGCATCTAG
- a CDS encoding response regulator, which yields MNKGSILVIDDEVQMQKLLEITLQSNQYAVQQAVTAKEGMALAASHPPDMILLDLGLPDEDGHAVLQQLREWYTNPVIILSVQNSERDIIRALDNGANDYLTKPFRTGELLARMRSALRSNVMQENEPVLQFGTLQIDLSDRIVKKNGEQVKLTSTEYSLLTLFARHEGKVLTHQYLLREIWGAGYISQSQYLRVFIAQLRKKIEDDPNRPSFIITESGVGYRFVGKE from the coding sequence ATGAATAAGGGTAGCATACTGGTAATAGATGATGAGGTGCAGATGCAGAAACTTCTGGAGATCACCCTGCAAAGCAACCAGTATGCGGTACAGCAAGCTGTAACGGCGAAAGAAGGCATGGCTCTGGCCGCGTCCCATCCACCCGATATGATATTGCTAGATCTTGGCTTGCCAGATGAGGATGGGCATGCCGTATTACAACAATTGCGCGAGTGGTACACCAACCCTGTTATCATTTTATCGGTACAGAATAGTGAACGGGATATTATCAGGGCGCTGGACAATGGCGCGAACGATTACCTGACCAAGCCTTTCAGGACCGGCGAGTTGCTGGCCCGGATGCGCTCTGCGCTTCGCAGCAATGTGATGCAGGAAAATGAACCCGTGCTGCAATTCGGCACCTTGCAAATAGACCTGTCCGACAGGATAGTGAAGAAGAACGGGGAGCAGGTAAAACTCACCTCAACAGAATATTCACTGCTCACCCTGTTTGCCCGACATGAGGGGAAGGTGTTAACGCACCAATACCTGCTCCGCGAAATATGGGGAGCCGGGTATATCAGTCAGTCGCAGTACCTGCGCGTATTTATTGCACAATTACGAAAGAAAATAGAAGATGACCCTAACCGCCCGTCGTTTATTATAACAGAGTCGGGAGTCGGGTATCGGTTTGTAGGAAAAGAATAG
- a CDS encoding sensor histidine kinase — MSELFSHKISLTKQYIYSIVLVLTASAICYGLQAYLGYKVVAFILLLCVSVVAVSFDILPVLIAAILSALIWDFFFIPPKFTLHVDTPGDGILLMMYFIIAMVNAVLTYKIRKVQKDARKKIERENIVRLYNTFLNSLSHELRTPIATIIGATDNLLTSNARLTELNRHDLVAEIAKASFRLNQQVDNLLNISRLESGFLQPKYDWTDISETVYDVVQRVEENKISQKIVININPGLPLFKLDKGMLEQVVYNLLNNAVQYTPPGSRIDIVANDFGHMLQLTIEDNGKGFPTEEKDMVFDKFYRLKHSKAGGTGLGLSIVKGFTEAMKGSIDLDNVPTGGARFTVRIPAATSQLKALRHE; from the coding sequence ATGTCGGAGCTATTCTCTCATAAGATCAGTTTAACCAAGCAGTACATATACAGCATTGTCCTGGTATTGACCGCATCGGCCATATGTTATGGCCTGCAGGCCTACCTGGGATATAAAGTGGTTGCTTTTATCCTGTTATTGTGTGTCTCGGTAGTGGCGGTATCGTTCGATATATTACCTGTTCTTATTGCAGCCATATTGAGCGCCCTGATCTGGGATTTCTTTTTTATTCCTCCCAAGTTCACGCTGCATGTAGATACGCCCGGCGACGGCATTTTATTAATGATGTACTTCATCATTGCCATGGTAAATGCCGTACTCACATACAAGATCAGGAAAGTACAGAAAGATGCGAGAAAGAAAATAGAGCGCGAGAACATTGTAAGGCTTTACAATACTTTCCTTAATTCGTTGTCGCACGAATTACGTACGCCTATTGCCACAATCATTGGCGCTACCGATAACCTGCTGACCAGTAATGCTCGTCTCACCGAGCTCAACCGGCACGACCTGGTAGCTGAAATAGCTAAAGCATCTTTCCGATTGAACCAGCAAGTAGATAATCTGTTAAATATATCGAGGCTGGAGTCAGGCTTTTTGCAACCGAAATACGACTGGACGGACATTAGCGAAACCGTGTACGATGTGGTGCAGCGTGTAGAAGAGAATAAGATATCGCAGAAGATCGTGATCAACATCAATCCAGGTCTGCCGCTGTTTAAACTAGACAAAGGCATGCTGGAGCAGGTGGTTTACAACCTGTTGAATAACGCGGTGCAATACACACCGCCCGGTAGCCGGATAGATATTGTAGCCAATGACTTCGGTCACATGCTGCAGCTCACTATAGAAGATAATGGAAAGGGATTCCCGACAGAAGAGAAGGATATGGTGTTTGATAAGTTCTACCGCCTTAAACATTCAAAGGCCGGGGGTACAGGATTGGGGTTGTCGATAGTAAAAGGTTTTACAGAGGCGATGAAAGGTAGTATAGACCTTGATAATGTTCCCACCGGTGGTGCGAGGTTTACAGTGCGCATCCCGGCAGCTACCTCACAGCTTAAAGCATTGAGACATGAATAA
- a CDS encoding TlpA family protein disulfide reductase encodes MVTKPKTKFWKGFWVGILTSAVLAVAGTYGFIKLGEALVKKRLKAPVVPTRLKEEFDFKYTTLQGEEKHVSQLKGKVVFVNFWGTWCIPCVAEMPTVQKLYNRFKNDSSVVFVIASRQDTPEKINAFAKKNSYTLPFYTITDEDIPASMKFNQYPATFIYGKDGNIAMKHVNGADWSDTSVVHFIERLAAM; translated from the coding sequence ATGGTAACAAAACCTAAAACTAAATTCTGGAAAGGCTTCTGGGTGGGAATACTCACATCGGCTGTATTGGCAGTGGCCGGCACGTACGGTTTCATCAAGCTTGGCGAGGCGCTGGTCAAAAAACGACTAAAAGCGCCGGTAGTTCCCACCAGACTGAAGGAGGAATTTGATTTCAAATACACTACACTGCAGGGCGAGGAAAAGCACGTGTCACAACTGAAGGGGAAAGTGGTGTTTGTGAACTTCTGGGGTACATGGTGTATACCCTGTGTGGCAGAGATGCCTACCGTGCAGAAACTATACAACCGATTTAAAAATGATAGTTCAGTGGTGTTCGTGATTGCCTCGCGACAAGATACGCCCGAGAAGATCAATGCTTTTGCTAAAAAGAATAGTTACACATTGCCTTTCTATACCATTACGGACGAAGACATTCCTGCGTCTATGAAATTCAACCAATACCCCGCCACGTTTATTTACGGCAAGGATGGTAATATCGCCATGAAGCATGTGAATGGGGCTGATTGGTCGGATACGTCTGTGGTACATTTTATTGAGCGGCTGGCGGCAATGTAG
- a CDS encoding DNA-3-methyladenine glycosylase family protein, whose product MPDKKPHPYVEHLAKDKKFAQLLKTAEPLALKKKKNLCLHLCASIMSQQLSVKVAKVIYHRFLELYGGKEPTPQQIVGMAPEKLRAIGLSNAKVAYVQNVARHAIVHGMEDKKLYAMSDEEVMEFLLPIKGVGRWTVEMQLMFALGREDVFAVDDLGIQQGMAKLYKLDMADKKAMREKMLKISEKWKPYRTYACMHLWRWKDN is encoded by the coding sequence ATGCCTGACAAAAAGCCCCATCCTTACGTCGAACACCTGGCAAAAGACAAAAAGTTTGCTCAGCTGCTGAAGACAGCTGAGCCACTGGCACTCAAAAAGAAAAAGAACCTTTGCCTGCACCTCTGTGCTTCTATCATGAGCCAGCAATTGTCAGTGAAGGTGGCCAAAGTGATCTACCATCGTTTTCTTGAACTATACGGTGGCAAAGAACCTACGCCGCAGCAAATTGTTGGTATGGCGCCTGAAAAACTGAGAGCCATTGGATTATCGAACGCCAAAGTAGCTTATGTGCAAAATGTAGCCCGACATGCCATTGTGCACGGTATGGAGGATAAAAAGCTGTATGCCATGAGCGATGAAGAGGTGATGGAGTTCTTGTTGCCTATCAAGGGCGTTGGTCGCTGGACCGTGGAGATGCAGCTGATGTTTGCCCTGGGGCGCGAGGACGTGTTTGCTGTAGACGACCTCGGCATACAACAAGGTATGGCCAAACTGTACAAACTGGATATGGCCGATAAAAAGGCCATGCGCGAAAAAATGTTGAAGATCTCTGAAAAATGGAAACCGTACCGCACCTATGCCTGTATGCATTTGTGGCGGTGGAAGGATAACTGA
- the gcvT gene encoding glycine cleavage system aminomethyltransferase GcvT, with amino-acid sequence MKNTPFTQKHIALGAKMAEFAGYNMPISYAGINEEHHTVRMNAGVFDVSHMGEFILKGPDALDLIQRVTSNDASKLTDGKAQYSCLPNATGGIVDDLLVYCIEEGKTYMLVVNASNIEKDWNWISSFNTKNVEMHNISDKTGLLAVQGPKAVQYMQQLTDMDITNLKYYTFVKGTFAGVPNVIVSATGYTGAGGVEIYFEDKDGAGEKIWDEVFRVGGPAGLKPIGLGARDTLRLEMGYALYGNDIDDTTSPLEAGLGWITKFTKDFTARNILEAQKAEGIKRKLVGIEMIDKGIPRHGYKIQNAEGTEIGYVTSGTQAPSLGKAIGTAYIRKDFASEGSDVFIMIRDKAVKAQVVKIPFA; translated from the coding sequence ATGAAGAATACACCTTTTACACAGAAACATATCGCACTGGGCGCCAAGATGGCAGAATTTGCCGGTTACAACATGCCGATATCTTATGCCGGCATCAATGAGGAGCACCACACAGTGCGTATGAATGCAGGTGTATTCGACGTGAGCCACATGGGCGAGTTCATCCTGAAAGGCCCTGATGCCCTGGACCTGATCCAGCGCGTTACCAGCAACGACGCCAGCAAACTGACTGATGGTAAGGCACAATACTCTTGCCTGCCTAACGCTACCGGCGGTATCGTAGACGATCTGCTGGTATACTGCATTGAAGAGGGTAAGACCTATATGCTGGTAGTAAACGCCAGTAACATCGAGAAAGACTGGAACTGGATCAGCAGCTTCAACACTAAAAATGTGGAGATGCACAACATATCGGACAAGACCGGCCTGCTGGCTGTACAAGGTCCTAAAGCCGTGCAGTACATGCAGCAGCTCACCGATATGGACATCACCAACCTCAAATACTACACTTTCGTAAAAGGCACTTTCGCCGGTGTACCTAACGTTATCGTGAGCGCTACCGGTTATACCGGTGCAGGTGGCGTTGAGATCTATTTCGAAGACAAAGACGGCGCTGGTGAAAAGATCTGGGACGAAGTGTTCCGCGTAGGTGGCCCTGCAGGCCTGAAACCTATCGGCCTAGGCGCCCGCGATACCCTCCGCCTCGAAATGGGTTATGCCCTGTACGGCAACGATATCGACGATACTACCTCTCCGCTGGAAGCCGGCCTGGGCTGGATCACTAAGTTCACCAAAGACTTTACTGCACGCAACATACTCGAAGCCCAAAAAGCTGAAGGCATCAAGCGCAAGCTGGTTGGTATCGAAATGATCGACAAAGGAATTCCTCGCCACGGCTACAAGATCCAGAATGCAGAAGGCACAGAAATAGGTTATGTAACATCGGGCACACAAGCGCCAAGCCTGGGCAAAGCCATCGGTACAGCTTACATCCGTAAAGACTTTGCATCAGAAGGCAGCGATGTGTTCATCATGATACGCGACAAAGCCGTAAAAGCGCAGGTAGTAAAAATACCTTTCGCCTAA